The proteins below come from a single Iocasia fonsfrigidae genomic window:
- a CDS encoding ABC transporter permease: MDLLKDKQGANNSEKKKSKTEKKMTVATWLVIFLAWYVLSRLEVFSATLVPSPFRVWTAFLGLLNDGYNGISLWGHLGASFKRLLVSLIFAIITAVPLGLLSGYFSKIEAVIDSVVEFYRPLPPLAYYTLLILWFGIDDTSKEILLFLAAFAPIYIACVSAVSKINRDYILSAKSLGANQKNVFFKIVLPACLPEIFTGVRTAFGVAYTTLVSAEMIAATSGIGWMVLDAANFLKSEIIFIGILIMGITGILINAGLRFLEKKIVFWKGEV, translated from the coding sequence ATGGACTTATTAAAGGATAAACAGGGAGCAAATAATTCGGAAAAGAAAAAGAGTAAAACTGAAAAAAAGATGACTGTAGCAACCTGGCTGGTGATTTTCCTTGCCTGGTATGTACTAAGCAGATTAGAGGTATTTTCTGCAACCCTGGTGCCATCACCATTCAGAGTCTGGACAGCCTTCCTCGGGCTTTTAAATGATGGTTATAACGGGATTTCTCTCTGGGGTCACCTGGGAGCAAGTTTCAAAAGATTGTTGGTATCTTTAATCTTTGCTATTATAACTGCTGTTCCACTGGGTCTTTTAAGTGGATATTTTAGTAAGATTGAAGCTGTGATTGACTCTGTAGTTGAATTTTACCGCCCTTTGCCACCACTTGCTTATTATACACTGCTTATCTTATGGTTTGGAATAGATGATACGTCAAAAGAAATACTATTATTTCTGGCAGCCTTTGCCCCTATTTACATTGCCTGTGTATCTGCTGTAAGTAAAATTAACAGGGATTATATCTTGAGTGCTAAGTCACTGGGGGCAAATCAAAAAAACGTCTTTTTTAAGATAGTATTACCTGCCTGTTTACCTGAGATTTTTACAGGTGTTAGGACAGCCTTTGGGGTAGCTTATACTACACTGGTTTCTGCTGAAATGATAGCAGCAACTTCAGGTATAGGCTGGATGGTACTTGATGCAGCAAATTTTTTAAAAAGCGAGATTATTTTTATTGGTATCTTGATAATGGGTATTACCGGTATCTTGATAAATGCTGGATTACGGTTTTTAGAGAAGAAGATTGTCTTCTGGAAAGGTGAGGTATAA